The genomic interval TGGCAGCCCATGAGGCTCAGATTCCTTTGTAGACCTTGTATTTCTCAGTCCACAGAACTTTAcatatatttctgtatgtatattACCAAGTTGAcgattgtttctgttttagtgaTACGGGTTTTGCTATGTTGTCCAAGTCAGTATGGAAGTCCCAGACTGATTCAATAGTCCTGTCTCAGTTTCTGAGTAGCTGGAGCCACAGATACGTATCACAACACCTGCTGGCTGTTAGTGATCTATTTGGAACAGCAGCGGAATTTGTGAAGACTGTGGGACTTTGGGGCTCACAATTCGTATTCCACATTGTTGCAAGAACTTTTATTAAGTGGGTCTACCAGAAGAACAGAAGTGTCTTGTGAAGGAGTGACATGCAGAGGTCTTGTCATACGGATTGGTAAAAGGGGTGGCTGTATATGTTAGGAATGATTATGTGAGTGTTAGGGTCAAAAGGCTGTCCAAACCTTAGAGAGAGCGCACATGTCTATGAAGCCCATACGCCTTTCTTCACACAGAGTACTACAACTCTTTGTGGCCCTCCTGAGCCCCCTTTAGCTCCTGGATCTTCTGGGGCAGAGTCTGGGTCCAGAACTGCagccttctggccttcagggctTGGCCCACAGCAGGCTGGATGTCCAGCTGCAGGTACTGCTCATCATCATTCATCATGGGCCAGTAGGGTAGACCCTCGCTGTTGGGGTTCCTGTGGATATGCCAGCCAGGGGGAAGGGTGAGGGTGACCCAAAGTCTGGTTCCCTGATTTGGGTCAGGGCAGTGGAACAATTAGGTCAGTGGTGAAGGGGCTGATGGGAAGTAGACAGGAGCGTGGGAACCTGCATGAGAGGACCTGGGGTGATGTTCATGGCAGCACTTTGCCTAGAACTGTTCTCACACACATTTGGTGACAAGACAGCTTGGTTTCAAGTTATCTGGAGTTACAACAGTTGAGTGGGGAGCTCCAGCATTGAGCATTGGCTGTGGCTGTGGAAATCCCCCTGTTAAATAATGGCTCTGCCCTCCACAGCTGAGTAGTTTGGTCAAGTCACAGAGTATCACTCAGTTACTTCCTCCTCTGTACCTGGATAAGATGTCATTCTCTCACACTCAACATAAGGATTTACTCAATAAAGACTCTCGGTTTTGAACCAACCAACAGGGAGCCTGCGTGGGTTTAAgctaggtcctttgcatatatgtcATAGTGGCAtagtttggtgtttttgtggaactcctaacagagGGAttggggactgtctctgactctgctgcctgcttttgggacccttttcttcctactgggttgcctcatgcagccttaatatgaggggaggtacctggtcttattgcaacttgaaaTGTTATGTTTGGCTGATATCCTTGGGAGGCcagcccttttctgaagggaaacagaggaggagtggatggggaggcaggagggacagagagactgggaggagaagagggagtggaaactctggttgggatgtaatatatgagagaataaattaataaaaaggactCTTGGTTGTCTGGAACCAGAGCTCTGATTCAGACACAGGTCAAACCTGGACCCTACAGAGCTCACCTGGGACCCACTGTCTGAGCTTCTTCCCTTGATCTTGTCATAGATGTACTCACGCTGAAAATGTGCTACTTGGAGTGCAGGGACCACAAATGTGACGTCTCCCATCATCTCTGCATACTGTATTTGGAGGGTCTGTGGGTCCTCCGTGTCCCCCATGTACTCTTCCATTATCAGTTCACTACACTCGGGAGGCAGCATCTGTACCACAGGAATCAAGAAGAATGGGGGGACACAGGCACTAAGATGTGTAGGCAGTAGGCTCAGTGGGGAAATGCAAAAGAGGTGTGGTATGGGGAAAGCTTGGAGTGACCTCAGAtagacaggtacacacacacacacacacacacacagacatacacacaggtaggtacatacagacatgcacacaggtaggtacatacagacatgcacacaggtaggtacacacagacatgcacacaggtaggtacacacagacaggcacacacacgtacacacacagatgcacacacacaggcatacacagaggaacacacacaggtaggtcacacatgcatgcacacacacacatacacacttatttCTGGAGATGCTCCTTATGAAAGTTAGACAGGGGTCCTTGCAATGGTGGCAGTGGCCCGAGAGTCTCACCATCTGTGGTGTTGAGCTCTTCAGAACAGCAGGCAGGGTTTGTCTGGTTATTCCCTTCATTTTCTGAGCAGAGCCCATGAACTGGGGTATGGAGAATGGTTTTAAGTATGCCATGATATGGATATGGATCAACGAATCTCTGAGTTCCCACTGCCCACCATATGAGTCCCCAGGCATCCAGGAGGTTAAAACTGAGCCTCACCATAGGGAGAAGCCAACCATACTCATCATTGTTGACACCAATGATGCTGGGGACAGGGTGAAAATCAGCAGAGGCCAAGAGCTCCTCAGGGTGCCTGGGGAAGAACTCTCCATCCACCACTGCGGGGATGACCTTGAAGACCTGAGGGGCATTAAAATCAATGCTGAAGGTCAATGAAATACATATGCTGATGACCACTGAGTAACCTCCACCCCTTCTCCACTTGCTAATTTGTCTCAGGATGGTTATTCTCCACCACACCTCTCCATCTCACCCCTGAAGAGACCTTGCACTTGGAATAGCCGATGCTGGTATTGATTTTGCCCAGGACTCAAAGGATACTAAGCCATGGAGCTTAGGTAATTTGCTCATACTAATGAGGACTACCTGTAACACACCTTGCAACCTGCCATCTTCCCAGCCGCACCTTGTTAATAGCCAGAATCTCTGCTTCACTCTTGCCCCGTAGGCAGCGCACTAGCGTCTCTGTGTCCACAGCTACGCAATCAGATAGATTGGCCACAATCTGGAAAGGGAGGATGATGAGGCTGCCTGGATACCTTGTCTTCCAGGCAGAGGAGTTTTCCCAGGCCCGGGAGGGTGCCATTGGCTCTAAATATTATACCATGGTGTAATGTGTGTGGACTGGAGTCAGAACAAAAttgttctcattttcctcctgGTCAGCAGTGGcagttctccctctctccctccctccgtccctccctctctccttccctccctctctccattccttcctccctcccctctccttcccttcttcctctaccCACCTTCCATCTAGTTTGAGAAATACTCTCTGGTTCTGCTGCAGCCTACACCAGTCTAGCTAGTCTGTAACCTTCCAGGGATTAACCTGTCCCTGTTTCCCATCTCACTATAGGAACACCTGGATTAGAGACAAGAAAAACCACGCCCAGatatatgtgtgttctggggaatTGACCTCAAATCCTCATACTTGCACAGAAAGCTCTCCTGCCTCTTGTACCATCCCCCAAGCCCACACATAATGGAAGCTTCTAGTTACAGCTTTGGTGAACATACAATATACACATCTTATATAAAGAACTGTGGGGTGGGGTAGTGGTGAGGGATCTAAACCTTGAGCCTTTCAGAAAGTACTGAAGGGAGGTTACTTCCCGTGGTCCTCATTTTCCCTGCTGATGGCAGCAGCAGAGTCCTAGCGAGTGAGCGCTAAGACAGCAGGCCAGGGCTGGAGGAATGGAGTACACTCACTCCAGAAACCAGCTCAGGGGAGCTGGAGCTGAGGCCAGGCAACACGGCCACTCCACTCTCCATGATGGCTCTGTGGAAGAGTCCTCGGGACATGGGGGACAGCACATGTGAAGACACACTTGCACCACCTGCTGACTCGCCAAAGATGGTGACAAGGTCAGGGTTGCCTCCAAAGTGGGTGATGTTCTGCTGGACCCAGCGCAGGGCGGCCACTTGGTCCAGGTATCCCCAGTTGCCTCTGGCGTGCTGGTCTCCAGTGCTGAGAAGTGAAAGGGACATGGAATCACAGGGCTGTCCAGGTTCTTCTCAGCTGCCAttgcccagcccagcccaggctcACCTGAAGAAGCCCAGAACACCCAGGCGGTACTGGATAGTGACCACCACCACATCCTCAGTGGCTGCCAGTATGGACCCATCATACATGGAGGCCATTCCTATAACCAGAGCACCACCATGGATCCACACCATCACCTGGAGAAGTCAAGAAAGATGTCAGGAGGCTTCTTTCAGGCACAAGGTCAAGAGGGACTGCCTGCCCGATTATTGTCTTCTTTCTATCTGTGCAGCTAAACACACACAGGACTCCTCAGCATCTAAGACCCAGGCCACAGGTGAGGAACACAGTCTCATCAGCGTATTTCCAAGCCCCACTGTTACACCAAGAATCTCAGTTTGGATTAATGGATTTAAGTCCAGAGTGATGTCACTATCACTCCCAGACTCCTCAAAAATGTGGAGAAGGGTGTCTCTGTAACAGTTTTCCTGATTATGAATCAAAAGCACCACCAAATCTCATTGGCACAACCAATATCCCAAAGTTGGAAATTTGGCTCATCTCAATGTTCATCCTTAGATTCCTGCCTGGGCTCTAAGGCTCAAGTTTGTTGAGAATGTCCTGAGTGAGTCCATGGAGCACAACCCCTGACCTCTCAGAGTTCCAGTGCTCAGTGTCCTATATCCAGGGGTTAGCTGCCCACCGTGACTGAGAAGGCTCTCGTGGACACCTTAGGAAAAGACTTCTCATTAGGGTTTACACTGCAGTGGAACTCAGTTGATTTTATGCCTTCTAATCCTCATGAGAGAGAAATCTCCACCTCCACCCAGTTGACTGCGGCCCAACTCTCACAGGCAGATTAGAGCCCTCACGGGCATGCGCTGGTGTGTAGACGTTGAGATATAGGCAGTCCTCGGACATAGAGATGGGAGGCATGTAGTGTTTTATCATCTTCAAAACCCCTGAATTCATCATATCCTCATTTTGTGGACGCCTGGTGACAATGACAGACAGTTATTACAAGACATGTCTGGTAGTTAAAATTGGGTTTTAGTATGGATTTTCTCTCCGACACTTTTGGCCCCTTTCCTTCAAGATATTCCCCCAATGCATGAGTACACTCTAAAGTCCTTTCCTACCAAGGTAAAGGCTACAGGATCAATGAAATGAACCAGGTTTCACCCCACATCCAGAAACATGGGGTAGTTCTCATTCCCACGTAGTTTCCAGAGGAAGCTTTCAGACATTTCTTTAAACAATGGCACTTGGCTCTATGGATTGTCCCAGTGAGTGCTGAGGATGAAGTGGCTAAGGACACATCCCTGATAGCCTTCTGAGAGACTTACTTACAGTACTTGGCACTAGGCCCTGGGCTTTGGCTAGTTAATGTGCTTATATTGGCCCTTGTCCCTAGATCTCTTCCATGTTGGCAGAGATCACTTGGCACAATCTGAATCTGGGAACCTTTTTTAAAGTCTCTTTCTCACTGAAAAACTGATAGACAACTCCCTACAGGAACTGGACTATGACCCAGGAGATTGGCAAAGTTGCTTTGTCAGAAGCCTCAGTCATGCATCTGAGAATGCACGGCAGACTGCACATCACGTATAGAAAACTGCTGTTATGTCGGGATGAAGGAAGCCCCTCATTCTGTCCCACAGCTCAGAGAACATTTTCACCTCAGAGCTTGAAAGTCCTCTGAACCCCAGAACTTACATGGCTGGATAGGCGGTCCCATCTCTCACACCACTCCATGGCTCAGGGGCTTCAGGGGGTGCAAAACGCAGTGGTCCTACAGGTGGCTTGGCAAagggaattcccaggaatccgtGGACACAAACTTCTGTGTTTTTCACCTTGACGAGGCTTCCTCTAACCTGGccagtgtgtgtgttcctgatgGGGCTGCCTGAGTCCTGGCCTGGGAGAGATGCCATCAGGGTTAGTCCTACTCAGGCACCTGCCACCATACTGTCGTTTTCCACTTCATTTTCTCTAGGGTCCATGGGGGAGGGAATCTGGGGTGCCTGGGATTAGCTTTGAGATGTGGGGATAGGAGTTTCTTTATCATCCCAATGGCCAGGAACATAGCTCATGCTCCTTTTGAGTGGTGGCTGTGCAAGCGTGTGACCAACAAGGAGACATCCTCAGAGCCACATGGCAGCATGGATGTATTACTTTCATGATCATCCAGAGTTCTGTAGCagctacacacacgcacagaggaaggaaatgtCCCCTTGGTTATTTCCCCTAATCTGCAGGTCCAGTGCTGCTCAGACCTCCTTATCCTGGATGGCTTTTATAGTAAGGACATCTCTAGAGATGCCTCTGGGTGCTGCAGAGCTCACTGTGTGGGTTTTGGTGGGGGCACAGGGAGGTCCATAATTTCCACCCTTTTATCTGCCATCTTTACCAACTGCTCCCTTGTTGGTTCCTTCCCTTCTGTAAGACAAGCTGCCCACTCTGCAGATCTGGGAAGCCCTGACCCTGGTCCTCAGTGCTCACTGAAGGAGTCTCACCTTGTACAtgcaggaagagaagcaggagccCACAGGTCACAGCCTTCAACCAGCCAGGAAGTCTTTGCAGTTTTATGGTTGGCTCCTAGTCTGAGTCCGTGTTGCTGTGTGTCACGGACAGAAAAGAGAATATGTGGGCCTTGCGCAGGCAGGACGTTGGACCTAAAATGAAGTAGGCAGAAACTCAGCAGGGCAGGGCAAAGTCCTTATTGTCAAAGAGGTGAAGGCCGGCGGCAGGCCAAGCAATCTTTGTTCTTGCTCCTTGGCCTCCTAGAAAGAGATATCATGGCATCTAAAGCAATTCTGTGATACCAGGAGTCCTGTATGAAAACTTAAATGAACTCAAACCATGAAGGATCAACATAAAGGATCATGAGCTAAATTTTCCCAGTGAAAGAATTATTTCCATCCTTCAAGTGTGGATTGTTGCTTACCTCATCCTCTTATGCAAATTTACCAAGTTACTCCAGTGAAAGGTTAATTTGTTTGTATAAAAATCATTTGGTGGTAAAGCTTTCCAATGGTAAGAGGGTTACATAGTGTCTAAAAACGCCTTACCAAAGTGTTCTGTACATCAGCAGAAGTGCACACCTCACAGAGATGTGTATACAGCAGGAGCTCAGTAATGCCCTCAGATTCCTGTGGAAGTACCAGACACAGCTCATCCTCCCAGCTGTAGAGGCCAGGCAAATAGTATTCTCATagctctcctgcctcctggtggTCAGAGAGGGCACTGCAAGAATCATCACTTAGCTTATGATGTTCTATTGGTCTAAAACAACAAAtcgaaaaataaaagcaataaatgaaagaaggaatGGTACCAGTGTTCCCAGGTCAGGGAGTAATTGCACACCGCTGTAATCTCAAGACCCAAGACAAGAGGATTGTGTTTTGGACAtgaagtgaatttcaggacaatCAGTCCAACATATTGAAACTCCCCttcaaaacaaatacacaatATAAGGCATTCCCATCAGCCCCTTTGCTTGTTACTGTGCTCATTTTGGGTGGGTACAGGGGAGGGAGCACAGGCTGGGGTGGAAAGAATTTGAGTTCTAACCCCACAGTAGATTTGGAGCTGTAAACACTGAACACCTGAAATCATCCTTCCTTGAGAGTTTTTTTCACACCTTGACATATGTTTCTTGCAAATTTCTTGTGAAATCTGCCGTCACCTCAAGAACTGTCTTTGGGGGCTCAGAGGGTCTTCAGTGCTTTCCAGcttggtgtttttatgggattcctcaGTTGTGAGTGAGTGGGTCTGAGTCTAGTACTTTCACAtgggttcttttccttcattGGTTTGTTGTGTCCAAATTCTATGTGATAGTTTTTGATTTATCTTATTAcgttttattttgttacattttaatgttatctcttagaattcagttcttttctaatgagagaagaaagaaggtggatccaaatgggaggggaagtggggaaaaACTGGGAGAAGTAGGGGGAAGGGAAATTGTAATCAGGGTATATTaggtgaaaaaaattaatttttcaataaaagggaaaaaatttttaaaaagaaaaaagttaagaaGCGGGAAATGGCTGCTCAATAAAAAAAGTGTATCTCTGGAGATAAAGGTTCAGAGTCAGTTGCAAATGGACACGATTTCTACACACCCAGACAATCAGTGTTGGCAAGGACATGTCACTGGTGCCCCACACATGGCTGGAAGGGATTAGAAACGGTGCAGTCATTGTGAAAGCCAGGTTAGCAATTTCTTCAAAAGTTAAACACTCACGTGCGCTTTGATTCAGTAAATCTATTCTCAAGGTTTCTAGTTCAAGGATGTGAAAGCACATAACAGAAACTCATGCTTGAATGTTCATAACCGCTTGATTAAAAGTAGCATGAAAAGAAAACTCCCACGGGTGTGCACTGTTCAGTGAAGCTGCGCTCTCCACACTGCACGAAACAGTGCTGTTCCACCCTGTGACTTGCACCAAGACACTCTGTGGTTAAAGGAGCACGTGACTGCATTTTGAGAAAGGAGGATGACATGCACCTGGTTAGACACATAACGCTGAAGGTCATGCTGGCCTGTGGTTGGCTGTCAATGCGGTGGgttaagaaagaagaagaaatttctcCTTGAGGTGAAGTTTATCATAAGTATGAGTGTGTGGACGCCTCAAGGTCTAGGATGAAGGATTCAACATCTAAATGACACACAGAAATTTCTTCGAGGAGGAATACATGTGAACACAATTTTACACCTCTAGACAATGATATAAAGTACAAGACAGAACATTTATTAGTCAGGCCAAAAATGTACAGTGACAACAATTAGGTAAGAATTAAAGTCATGCATGTGGACTTTAAGTGAGAATGTGGTGTCACAGGGGACCGGGAGATTGAGAAAAGCAAGGATGACAAATCCATACAAAGACAGGTTCTCAGGGAGACAGGGGACAGGAATCTCCTCTGCTGGGTGTGTCTGGACCTTCTGacatcctcatgcttgtatgtcACACCCTACTGTCAAACATCTTCACAGATGTGCTGTGATCATGCAAGGGTGGGCCTCAGAGTCAGCAGAACCCTCGGGGGTAAAAACAAATCTCAGCAGACACAAAGGAACCAGCCCTACTCTtctgggcagacagacagacagacagacagacagacacacacacacacacacacacacacacacacNNNNNNNNNNNNNNNNNNNNNNNNNNNNNNNNNNNNNNNNNNNNNNNNNNNNNNNNNNNNNNNNNNNNNNNNNNNNNNNNNNNNNNNNNNNNNNNNNNNNcagacagacagacagacagacagacagacacacacacacacacacacacacacacacacacacacacacagacacacgtacactCCCTACACATGCTCCACTCACAATACATCCTGGGAAGCAAAAATCACACTTTCTTTTTACAGTGGACAGACTTGGATCTAGGTTTTACATGTGTCAGGTAAGAACTGTGCCACTGACCTGCATTCCCAGATCATTGGAAACTTTAACCTCAGGCTTTTAAACCTTCTAGATACccagacttattttttttaaaaacttaaaccaCTTGAACCTTGCAGCAGAGACAGACTGTATTGATGGAGTATTTTAAATGTAGATCATCTGTGATGTTTGATTTGCAAATACTAAGTAGCAACATTTTCCATCATTCACGACATTAGTGGCTAACGTGGGGACCACTAGTGTCGTGTTCTGAATGTTAATGCACCACATACCTATGTTGAAACCTAGTCTCCAATGGGATGTTAGTATCACTGGGTCTTTAAGAGTTGTCACAGGGACCAGGAGATAAAAAAACCACCACAGAGAACTGGATCTAGGGTCTTGCACAAGTTAGATAAGTGctataccactgagctgtattctgTGACCCttggggttttatttattctttggtaatttcatataTGAACACAGTGTGTCCAGATCTTGAACACAATTAGTTATCCCATCTGCCCTGTAGAAGACACAGGGTCAATCCTTGGCATAGAGAGCTGGCCCTTACCACACAGCACATACGCTGGTATGTGCTTCATGGTCTCCAAAACTACAAATACACTAGTTGTTTGTAACTCACACAGGTTTTGgtacatacatgttcacacatgtatataacatatatattcttGAGACCTTGTGTATATACATAGAATGGGTCATCCTTTAGCTCTTAAGATAACAAAACCCTCCTACTTCAGTCTTCCAAGGAGCTGAACCACAGACATCTATCTCAGAACTGAATGAGCTGGCAGCCTGAACTGATGAAGACAGCAGGGCTGAGGCTCACCAGAAGTTTCATAAATCATTTGTAGATATGAGAAAACTTGGTGTTTAACAAGAAGTGGATATGGGAATTTGACAGTCAACCATTACCAATGTAGACAGTTACCCCAAAGCGTCTAAAGAGCAAAAAGAATTGGACCTAGGTCTTACATATATCAGGTAagtactgtaccactgagctgtattcccagaTCACTGgaaattttttgttctttggtaAATTCATACACTAATAAAATATGTCATATTCAACCCTAGACCACAGCACCCTCAAGACACCCCAAACTCCCGCCATATTCTTCTTCTAATTTTGttattccttcctcttctcttccgtctccttttctcctcctgttgttctttcttttctttttctcccttctctgcctcctcctcctccttctttttctctttttcctcctttaatAACCCATTCACTGAAATTAGACTTAATCATTTTTGTACTTATCATGTGGAGAGAAACTATAACTAATGTTGCCTTCCCTGGAGCTTGCTCAATAGCTCAGGCAGGTTTATCTTGTGATTCCTGTCCTCAGACCTCTGAACAGAAAGGATTGCAAGCCTATGTCATctgatttgctttattttattttattttattttatttttttattttctgtggtgctgggcatCACACCCAGGGTCTTTTACTACAGGGCAAGCTCTctccagctgagctacatccctaaccTTAAAACTTCTGTAAATGTTAGACTCATGTGTCACATGACTAGGGAATCTTGCTCTAGCTTGTAAATTCAAAACTTGAGTACATGTGATCACATGAAATCATGTGTGAGAATATCCATACagctttattaaaatgcaaaccTGGGATTGgaggctcatgcctataatttaaacactcaggaagccaaggcagtgATATCATGAATTCAGGATCCGCCTGGGCTGCATAGAGACCTTGTCCAAAAATGAAGAGCAAATAAACAAGTGAAACAATAAGTTGGGTGAAAATAAACAGTTGCCCAGCGTTAGGGTAAGTGGATAGAATGTGTTGTGTGCACAGCTGGATGGCATTCCATAatagaaggaaacaaaaacattatgTGAAGTGTCATAGCCAGTCACCCAACTTTCCACTTGTACTTCATTGGAAACAAGCCCCAATATAGCAATTTAAGTAATGTCTTGGTTACAGTGGATGACAGCAAAGGGGCATGAGGAAAGCCTTGGTGGGGGAGTGAGGGCTGTTCTGAACCGGATGTAGCGGCAGTTGCATGCCTTGTGAGTTTTCTCAGAATTACTAAGCCATTCATCTAAAAGAGATTAATTGCATTTAAACAGCCCACGGTAGTCTAAGGGAATAGtttgggtagagcacttgcctgacaCACATAAGCCCTCACATCAGGCCCTCATCCTGTAAAGACAACCCACAGCCAAGATAGTAAAAGTGAGATCACTATTAAATGTCTACAACAGATTCTGGCTCTGTGTTGGAAGTTTAGTGTGTATGTACAGAACTGGAAAGCAGAAACAACCTTGCGATAAGAACTTTAATAAATTCTCTACACATAGAATGGGAACAACCTGCACGGTCAGTCTCACTAAGAGATCAGTCTTCCTTGTCCCCTGTTCAAGTCAGCAGGACTTAATGTTGTCCTTTGGAATTCCATTGTTTACACATTCTACCAGCAGAGGGCTCAAGATGTAATTCTTGAGACCTCCAGCAAGAGACCTGCATGACACCATAAAGCAAATCTGTGGACATGTGGTACCTGATTCTCAATCTATAAAACTGTACATTTGATACCATTTGTAAGTTATCGAGACTAtgacttttggtttggtttctgagcTGTGGGCCTTGCTATTTTGCCCTGGGCTtttataatcctcctgtctcagcctccaaacACCTGAGGCCACAGACACTAACAGCCCAGCTTGTAGTTTATGATCTATTGGGAGCAGCTTTGTGAAATTATGAAGGCAATAGGG from Microtus ochrogaster isolate Prairie Vole_2 unplaced genomic scaffold, MicOch1.0 UNK170, whole genome shotgun sequence carries:
- the LOC101984173 gene encoding LOW QUALITY PROTEIN: pyrethroid hydrolase Ces2e-like (The sequence of the model RefSeq protein was modified relative to this genomic sequence to represent the inferred CDS: substituted 1 base at 1 genomic stop codon) translates to MSEDCLYLNIYTPAHAREGSNLPVMVWIHGGALVIGMASMYDGSILAATEDVVVVTIQYRLGVLGFFSTGDQHARGNWGYLDQVAALRWVQQNITHFGGNPDLVTIFGESAGGASVSSHVLSPMSRGLFHRAIMESGVAVLPGLSSSSPELVSGIVANLSDCVAVDTETLVRCLRGKSEAEILAINKVFKVIPAVVDGEFFPRHPEELLASADFHPVPSIIGVNNDEYGWLLPMFMGSAQKMKGITRQTLPAVLKSSTPQMMLPPECSELIMEEYMGDTEDPQTLQIQYAEMMGDVTFVVPALQVAHFQRSHAPVYFPSAPSPLTXLFHCPDPNQGTRLWVTLTLPPGWHIHRNPNSEGLPYWPMMNDDEQYLQLDIQPAVGQALKARRLQFWTQTLPQKIQELKGAQEGHKEL